In Glycine max cultivar Williams 82 chromosome 15, Glycine_max_v4.0, whole genome shotgun sequence, the DNA window AGGGTATGCAAACAATCTAGTTTTGGATgcccaattccaaaacataACTTGTCGGTCATCAGAACCTGAGACCAGAAGGTCACCAGTGGAGTTAAACTCCACTGCATTCACACACCCTTCGTGACCATCCAACTTCCCATATAAATCCAAGCTCTTCACAAGGACCTTCAAGTGGAAACAAAATAACCCTCATAAGACAAATAATAACATGAACTTTTACACATTATAAAGCATTAAACCACACAAGTCACAAGCGATTCATAGCATGGGTTTTTTACTTTCTATTCCTTGTATTGTACCACAAAGAAATGCAAACACTCGGCGGTGATTAATGAGATAAAATGggagacaaaaatgaaaaacgaAATAGAGAGTGAAATTGGCAAAACCTCGGAAGCTGAAAAGCGACGCGCGAAACTGTTGGGATGAGACAAACCTAACTCTCTTCTGAAAATATCTGTAAAGCCACGTGGAGGACAAGAGTTAGAATTAGTAATTCCCCGATGGTTATGGAGATTTTCCATTTCGATGAAATTTTCAGAGTCTGCTGCGTCTACTTGTTGAAGTTGAAGTGGATTCCTTTATGAGTGAGGAAGACGCTAACTTAGGTCGTCATATGCAATGCAATCGCGTAGACAGAgattgtgattttaattttagccCTTTCGGCTTTTACTTCGATCAGTCATGGGCTGGCACAAATGAAACAAAGGCCTATAATATATTTGAGTGTTGCTAGGtacacccagcattattgctggtgcacccagcatttaattaaaatattaaaattacccCTGTGCATTTTTCACATTTGTGATGGGTGTGTGTGAGGGTGATTCGTAAGtcgtacggatcaagttgatccgtaaggtttctacggatcaagttgatccgtaaggctTTTACAGATCAACTTAAATGGCTTACGGATCAAGGGTATTTTCGTCATTTTACCTtaagtgctgggtgcacctagcaacacccataTGTTAGGCTGGAGATTCGATCCAATCTGGAATTAATTCTAAGATTTTTTCAGAGTAGTGCtttaagtcattttttaattgtttagatataatttaaaatttaattttggccCACATGTTTTATTgtggttttttttcttccaaagataagatatttttacAATCGAAAGTTATGACACTAGGAAAGATGAGTAACATCTCTCCCACAAATATTGTTCTATTCATATAATCAGAAATCAAATTATTATCATATACTTACAAAGCCCACACTACCAGTCTCTTGTCTTGTGTCACACTTAGtggttcactttttttttaatcaccttGTGGCTCACATGCTTTATTGTTAGttaaataacatttataatttattcttgtccatcattttttttaggttGAGAGAGGTTTAGAATGTGCTTGGTAGAGAGGggtgaaaagaaatgaaaaaagatgaaatgagAGTTGAAAGGGagtgtaaaataaaatgatgtagtaaagattaaaaaaagtgtaaaagtaATTTGATaggtaaaaaaagtaaataaaaaagtgaatcaAGAGGAATAATGAATTATGCATTTTGCACAAACTTAGGCTAGTATTGAAAGTGTGTGAGaaactaatttttcttttgtgcTCTCTCGTGTCactctcttccttctcttctATCACGCACCAATATGATTTATCTCTCTCCTTTCATCTCCTTTTTCTCAATTTGGAATGAAAGTTACATCCTATGGgtctcacctttttttttttcaaaaaacgtCACCAGTATTTGATCTCACCAAAAACCTTACGAGTGtatttggatggagaaatttaaaattttgagaaattttaaattctaagaattttaaatacttcaattaaaattcttttattttcaaaattttgtgtttggataaaaaaaattaaaattatgagaatgaaaaaagaaagagaaaatatggTTGGTGTGCTAGTTATAAGTGTTTCTCTATGCTAACACCCAATCGATATTTTAGGAGCTTAGACGGTGTTTCTtgaagtaaaagaaaattgaaattccatatttttagttgtttaaaattctgttttaaaatttcaaaattttaaatttcataaaaagcatcaaaacaatgaattctaaattacagaaattcaaattctctacaAATTACTTTCCttagttaaaattctctatccaaacgtaCTCTACAtgcatttagaattttttttcataagaacaaaaaatagtctaatattttctcaaacaaaaaactatataaattttattaaaaatagagtaaaaaatttaaaacaataaaatttaaaagaataaagtgggtaaaattaatatcaatttattctattatatcttttacaattatttatattcatcttattaaaaaatatcttactgGAACAAGATTTATCAATTACCTCCATTATCTTCCATGTAGATCTATCACTGCTCACAACTTTCACATCAAATTACTTGTAGCTCCACCTATCAAATACACCCTTAGATTTTGACTAAAAAAACCCACCAGTTTCAGTGGAAATTTATAGTGGAATTACATATTTCTTACCTACCATTACCTAAAAACTGAAATCAAGTTTTGGCTTGGCAGGAGTGGAAGACTGATCGGTTGGGGCAACAAcctattttaattgatatatgcATGTACATTAAGcataaaataatatagattTGAATATATACTTTATCAATAAAATGTgataatttttgtgtttttaagttttttttattatcgtacaataaaataaaatagagtcgAATAAAATGTATcattcttattatttaattaaaaataagtacttacatttatgaataaatataaaaaataagtactTACATTTATGAATAAATATCATCTGCATAAAtagtgtaaataatttttatattgttattcaaaaaattataatgataagtttattgattttttaataattattttaaaaattataacaacaataattttttattagttgatagcataattttttatactaattatgcatataaatttaactattactaaattcataataaagagaacttttttttctctggTCCCTCAAATTTGCCGAGATGATTTTAAACTCTAAAGCAACCGGAAGCTGATCTATTTCCATCATATTTGTTGGTTTGGCCTTCTCCATTCTATTCTGGTTGAGTCCTCTCTTATAGAGGTTACCTGAATGGTAATTTTTCgagtgaaaaaattattataagataaataataaagtatgcgttgatatttcttttttgtaagTCCACATATTTACTAGAAAGCAATTCGTTGTTACTTTCCCGTTCGTGCCATTGAAAAACCAAACACTAAAccaagttaaaaatatattttttgggagGCATTTGAAAAAAgctatataaaacaaaaaataacgtGACTTTTAGAAGctctttttaacttattttgataaatttcttgaaaaaacctatcaaaataagttatttccaatttattccaataaatttcataatcaaATCATCACATAAATCCTTACTTATGGAATAAACACTTAACTAAGTTAACTaaacaaatgaataattaaaacaaatatctcTGCATTTTATTCAACTTGGGGGATGGTGGAAGTAACATTTCAAATTGTAAGTTGCCAACTGGGCATTACACAAGCATTATACAGATGACATTATTCAACTTCAGATGTCTGTATTTACTTTGATCAatccttaacaaaaaaaaattggggctCTATAACTTGTCATCTATCAATACAAGAAAATTTCAGAAGATTGGTTATTTCCCAGCAAAACCTGCCCTACatcatgtatatatatgtatgtaaccCCAAAGAACCAAAATCCAATAGCTACACTCTGATGGATCCCTGCTCCTCTTTACAAAAATTACTCTAAACAGTCCCTTCCCTTAGCTCTTCCGTTTCCTATTctaagcaaaagaaaaataacaaaaaataactataaagcAAATATTCTGTTAGATACCTTCCATGATCATCGGCAGTGTGATCTTCTTACAACCCCGTAGCCATGGGAAAATGAGCAGGAACTTTTTGTTGCCAGGTCAATATCAAGCAGAATATCATCAAGCAAACCTAACAACCATAGCCGCCAAATTTGGTTCCGACACTACAAATTCTCATTTTATGCTCCCTTCACTTGTGGAAATATCCTTTCTATATAGTTGCCATGAAACCATACATATGAATGGATCAATCGTCATCCTCTGTTAAGGAGGCAAATGAAAAAGGCCTGAACTTGTAGCCATCACCATGGtagaatttattttgaaattctacCCAGTGAAGCCTCAGGGCATGAAGAAAAGCACTAAGACTCTCCATCATTAGTAGTATAAAGGCAGTTGCAAAGGCAAAAACGGTTAGCCCTATCAACCGAATGACAAGATTGTCATACCTGTTTAAAATGTAACCAGGAACGACATTAATGATTAAAGaataagattaataaaaatataaatgcaaCAATGGAATACAAACATTACAGATATAGATAATTTCATCCATGCAGCTCtcaatataactaaaatttctacGAACTCCAGtgaagtaaaagtaaaaataaaatatacataacaCGTGGACAATAGTTATACTCCAAATATTAATTAGGTACCAATCAGAAGCCACTAATCCAAACTAGCTGGTGGCTGATGCAGTATACAGTAAAGGTAGAACCAgtatttattagtatttattaaattgttcCATCGGCCAGAATTTTCATGAtgattacattataaaataaaggtttaaaatttaaatatacttttggTTCTTGTATCATACCCTTTTTTGGTTTTGatccttatattttaaaatgttccttgtaaaatttattttttatttttaagtcattgttattttattttagtcccttataatatatctatttttttgttttagtccttataattttttgttcattttgagTTAGGCACTTTGGAAAAAAATGGTAGGCACTAAAAGCAAATTATTCACatattataaggaaaaaaaataagtattttacaAGGACAAACAAAATAGCAAGGATAAAAAACATTACAAGGaccattttaaaaacataattttataaggaccaaaattttaaaaaaatggtataTTACAGGGACCAAAAgtctatttaagcctaaaagaAATCACGAACACGTTATCTTCTACTAAGGGAAGCACGTTGATTTGTTAAATATTCCAATAATGCTAAACAATACTGAAAAATCTCAATAAAAAGGTTGAAAGTaataaaacacattttataaaTCAAGCTTACCCCCAAGCAAGAAGCAGGACTTTCTCATAGAAAACAGTAGAAAGTTCTGAGTGAGCCAAACTGCAATTGGTAATAAAATCAGCCAAGGAACAAAAATCCATAATATAGGAATTCATTGCGATGAAAGAGAATCATGACTGAGCAAACCTTAGTGCCCAAAGACGAAGATATGATGCTGTATTAGAAACTGAACCTAGAACAAATTCAATGGCGTGGATCATTTGGTGAACAAAGACCTCACTGAAATTGAATTCTTCATGATGTTGTCTGGCAGAATCAGGTTCAGCCTCAAGATCCACCTCAGAGGTATTCAGTATACCATAACTACGACCTTGAAACCTCTGTATAATGTCATCAGGATAAAAGATTAATAATCTTGATAAACTCCTTATCATCACCTCCTTAATTACTAACTGCAATGAAAATATGGAACGAAGAAAACTATAGCCAGAAATGCTGTCCACATAACTGACAGGAGTTATAAGTAGTTTAGCACTAAAGCATATTCATTCCAAAGAAAATCAATCTTATAATGGTTCTCAAGaagaattgatttttaaaaacctTATGCAGAATTCGCAGCCAAAAAGGGGAAACTCAGACCACAAGCACATGTACATAAGTGCGATAAAGTGGTCTGgctgaataaaattataaactttcAAGCAAGAAAACCATACACAAGACAGGTAAAAGCGGCACCTCAGTATGAAGCTTTTTTAGTATAAAAGGTTTTGGAAAGAGCATCCACGGAACTGCAATTACAGCCAAAAGCAATAACACAATCTGCACATCAAAAGAAGTAAttcagaatgaagaaaaaacagGAAACTGAATTTGTAGTATTAAGCAACAATGAATAAAAGAACCAGATTCATACTTGAAGAGGTCTTTGGCCCCAGAACAACTGATTCTCGCCAAGATTGTCTGTGGGGCTTAAAAACATGTATATCATTACATGATAAAGGTCTGCTTGAGAGCCAGTACACCACTTGATAACAATGAGAACGGAAAGATACCCAAATAGACTGTTAAGGAAAATCATCTGTGGCACAAACTGGTACCTGATAGCAACATAAAGAATAAGTTAAATCAACTATCAAAAGGATAGCATAATAATAACTGCACAGGTCAGACAGAAGAGTGGGGCACCTTATATCCAGTGAGTTTTGAAAGAAATGAGCATTAAAATAACTCAATATAATTCCTAAGTTCATATGTGCCACACCAAACAGAATGgacatcttcatcttcaaagaGTTTAGGAAAGACAATTCTGATCGACTTCCACGCCAGCTGGGATCCACACCAAACGGGTATGGATCTTGGTATTTGATTAACCCAATAGTATGTGCATCCCTGATAAAAAGGTTAAGAATGATGAAACATCACACAGCACCAATGTTAAAACCTTGTAGTTTACCAAAAAAAACAAGAACTTGCAAAATAGGTTCCAAAATGTTAATTCTCGGCACcaaacttaagtaaaaaaataaaaaatgaaaactttaaTCTTCTCTGTTCTGTTTCAAACTCGTTTAATTTCATGTGCGTGTGTTGTGCACAGTTTGAtaagttattaaatatttattaaaataaaacatcattaagaATTTTTTCAGAGGATTCCAGCAAAAATTTCAACCTCAAATCAAAATGCATTTCATATGTTAAAGTTTTCATCAATTCTATttacaaaaagaataaattaatacaaacaaattaaatattaaaagaaagaatactcccaaaataattatttaactaaatatCACGTATGATATAACCCCAATCCAACGACATGTATTTCATAAACCCACAAAATCATCATCAACACAAACTTTGATGTGAATGATCACATACAAAATGAGCATGGAAAAACCATTCAATTGTGTGGAAAAATTGGCgggaaaaaatcatttaaatggaagaaaaacagtCAGGAGAAAAGTCATGCAAAAGAGCAGGAAAAATGGGAGGGGGGAAATCTGGGGGAAATGGGCAAGAAAATGGATGAACcgtcaattatatatatatatatatatatatatagagagagagagagagagagagagagagagatgagaaCATGAGAGGAAAGGGAAATGTATTGCATCAATATGTAAGCCATTACATAACTAGAtattaagacaaaaaaacattttaagtatttaactGACATCAAAATCATAGACTCGAAGAGACAAATAGAACACCTGCATGAACTATCACGGCATTTGTAAGCCGATGCACCAAATATGTGAAAGGGAACAGAAAAGAATTCATTGTAGATTAAGCCACAATAGATTGAAAACAGTGCCATTAGAAGAAGCACATAGCGCCCACCAAATAGCATCTCCATAAAGCTTCCAAGTTTCTGgcagaaattaaataaaattgttaggTATTAAAGGCAATGCCAAGAGCAGAATAAAAGTATAGGATATTTTGAGTCTCTACTTGCACTTGTATGGactatttaaagttatttcaaTTCTCAAGATATTTAGGGGTAAAGAAATACCTAGcacccaaaaaaacaaaatccacCTTATAGATACTGATAGAACCTGGTATTCACACTGGAATAACAGGGAAATGATAGAGTAGTGCTCTTTTTGTTTTAGGGGGGTGAATGATAGAGTAGTGCTCTATATATACAGTAACAGAAACAAGATGAATAGCAAAGATAATGGAAAAACAGAGATAAAATCAGAGAAGTAATGCTACTCTGCCCTATTCCAAACCCTCCCAGAATCCCCTTACACATTTTATGCCTATTCTGGTAGCACTCCCTCCCTCCCTGCCTCATATTCCCTCCACTCCCAATACTTTCCACACTCCTCTTTCACCACTGATTTGCTGCCCCCTGTCCATTCCGCTAGGCTCCTCTCTAACAAACTCCACCATAATTCCCATCTTGCCCTTATCATTTCtgcttctcttttttctttggtACACCAAAAATGGGGATTTGATCACAATACTAAACACTAAATACTCAGCAGCTAACATATAAAGCTTCATTAACATTATTCTTTGAACACCAACCATGATGACGCTAGTTAAAGTTAGAAGAAAAAGGAACATTAAACTGTGATATATCtcaactaaattttttatcaacacAATATATCACATTCCCCTTATATATATTTGGCTTGATCCTTCCATcatcattatcaacaacaacattaCTTTGGGTACATttccattattattttattgcaatacAGTTAGAATGAATTTACCTGTGTGCTGAGCTTGTTTTGACGTGCTATAAGAACCAATGCTCCTAGCAATAGGCAAATTCCATGACCCCAGTCCCCAAACATCAAAGCAAATAGGAAAGGGAATATAATAGTTGTGTAAACTgcaggatttgcttcttggtaTCTTGCAACACTGCCAAGTAAAAGGACTAATTAGGAATCTAATCGGCTGTCATGGATTTATTATATAGCTAAGAAGAAATAGCTAGTAAGCTAGATAATTTGTATCCACCATGGTACATCCCTAGAATCAAtccagaaatttaaaaaaataaaatcttcaaCCAATATAAACATACCATAGTAATACCACATGATTTAACTGCTAAGGAAGTTCTGAAACCCCTTGGACAGAAATTCAGATCCACAAAcaagtttaaactttaaaaacagaaaaagggtGGAGAAAGGAGACAATTCTCACACCTTTCCTGTCTGcaaatgttaattttgtaaagTACAGAGATGAGTAAATACTTGAAATGTTTCCCTCTTCATTCCCAATAAACAAAGCTTtgttattcttcttcatttATCTAATCACTAAAATACCCCACCCATAAGACAATTCTAATTTGTTGACTTCATTTGGAGATTAGTAAAACAAACTTCACGAGAAATATATTATCAAGAACCCACAGATATAGTTTTATTTCACTGAAAGTTTATCTATTCACGTAATAAGCTCTACATGTTAGAGGTAGAACATACACTAGCATATCACGCAATTTTCTAGCTACAGGAAAAACAATGCACTATAAAGCACTCCTAAAAATTACTTCAAGACATTTAGTAATTCATGTTCCTGCTACTAAAGTAACTAAACACAGCCAATATTTAATTAGGCTCACCCATATGCATCAACAATTTCTTGATATGGATTTGTGAAAGTGTTGGTCCTAAAATATGTAGGTGGTGACTCCACTGCATCCATTGGATGGAAGATTATGCCAACTTGAGAATTGCTATCAAAAGTTGCACGTTGCAGTACCTCCTGCATCTGGAATATCATTAAATGCAAACTCTTCATTAGATAATGTTATATTGAAGATGTTTTCAATTCCTCAAAAATttgggaaataaaaaaatacctgtGTTTTTGCAAACAGAGGACACCAGCCCTCTCCAACAAGACATTTTTTTGTGACATCAAAGTTTAACATGTTCAGTGTATCATACACAGCCTTCTCTCTTCTTACCTAGGACAAAGTGATAAGGATGAGATCTATTGGTTCAAAATAGATATCCATTACTTGTACATGTTGATCAGATATTAGGATTGGTTTGTAGTTAAAACGCAGTCAAAATAAATATCTCACACAACAAGACATGCAGAAGCAAACTCTTACCATGTTTATCCATTTTGCTAGATGGTCTGCAACAGAAGCTAGAGCCTTGTTCCGGTGCCTAATCCCAGCTTCCAAAGTTGCCTCTAAGTCCGTAAGACGTGATGAAACCTGTACCCGAAAATAAACTTTTCAACCATAAGCTACATATTTCCAACTCTCCATATTTGTAGTCACAAAAGGTGAAACATAAATCCTCATCAGGAACATAAAGC includes these proteins:
- the LOC100793301 gene encoding V-type proton ATPase subunit a1 — protein: MEKMEQFIDNLPPMDLMRSEKMTFVQLIIPVESAHRAISYLGELGLLQFRDLNADKSPFQRTFVNQVKRCAEMSRKLRFFKDQISKAGLMSSSRTVLQPDIDLEDLEIQLAEHEHELIEMNSNSDKLQQSYNELQEFKIVLQKACGFLVSKHSLAVSDERELQENVYSNDAYVETGSLLEQEMRPQSSNSSGLRFISGIICKSKVLRFERMLFRATRGNMLFNQAPADELIMDPVSAEMIEKTVFVVFFSGEQARTKILKICEAFGANCYPVPEDISKQREITREVSSRLTDLEATLEAGIRHRNKALASVADHLAKWINMVRREKAVYDTLNMLNFDVTKKCLVGEGWCPLFAKTQMQEVLQRATFDSNSQVGIIFHPMDAVESPPTYFRTNTFTNPYQEIVDAYGVARYQEANPAVYTTIIFPFLFALMFGDWGHGICLLLGALVLIARQNKLSTQKLGSFMEMLFGGRYVLLLMALFSIYCGLIYNEFFSVPFHIFGASAYKCRDSSCRDAHTIGLIKYQDPYPFGVDPSWRGSRSELSFLNSLKMKMSILFGVAHMNLGIILSYFNAHFFQNSLDIRYQFVPQMIFLNSLFGYLSVLIVIKWCTGSQADLYHVMIYMFLSPTDNLGENQLFWGQRPLQIVLLLLAVIAVPWMLFPKPFILKKLHTERFQGRSYGILNTSEVDLEAEPDSARQHHEEFNFSEVFVHQMIHAIEFVLGSVSNTASYLRLWALSLAHSELSTVFYEKVLLLAWGYDNLVIRLIGLTVFAFATAFILLMMESLSAFLHALRLHWVEFQNKFYHGDGYKFRPFSFASLTEDDD